In Blastocatellia bacterium, the DNA window CTCTTCAGCCCGGCCCCAATCCCTCAACAGCCATTCTCATGGCCGGTCATCGCGCTCCCAACGTTGAGACAAAGCTGAAGAGCGGAAGATAAATCGAGAGCAAGACAATCGTGACCAACCCGGCCATGAGCAGCAGCATGACGGGCTGAATGAGCGTCGTCACCTGATTCAACCGAACGTCGAGTTCGGCATCGTAGAAATTCGCCAGTTCGTCGAGCATCTCTTTAAGGCTGCCGGCCCGTTCGCCCACGCGCACCATATCAACCGCGAGCGGCGGCATCCATCCCTTCTGCTCCAGGCTTTCGGCCACGGGCTGACCCTCCTGGATGAGCCGCAGAACCTGGGACGATGGCCGGGCGAGGACACGATTG includes these proteins:
- a CDS encoding type II secretion system F family protein, which gives rise to NRVLARPSSQVLRLIQEGQPVAESLEQKGWMPPLAVDMVRVGERAGSLKEMLDELANFYDAELDVRLNQVTTLIQPVMLLLMAGLVTIVLLSIYLPLFSFVSTLGAR